The segment CGAGCTTCTGCATCCTGAACTCCCAATTCACCCTGCGGAGCCCGGCGTCCAGATTAGACGCTATCAGATATTTGAAATCCGAGAGGCAGGAAACAGCCTCTATGGCCAAAGCGGCGTTGCGGGCCTGCATCCTTCCCGGGACGGAGACCGTGAAGACCTCGCCCTTGTAGGACATCTCCAAGCTGTCTGAAAAACTGGCGAGCACCTCTATATCGGATTCGTCTACCCTCTTCAGAGGACAACCGACCTCTTCGGAGCACGATTCCAAACAGGAGCAGACTTCGTCGCCGTTTAGCGTTACGCACGGCACGCCGGGTTTCATTATCCCCGCCTTGTTCCAAGCGATCTCTTCGATCGTGTTTCCAAGGGCGGCGGTGTGCTCCATGCTCACGTTCGTGATGACCGAAACTTCGGGGATGATAACATTGGTGCAGTCGTATCTGCCGCCCATGCCGACCTCCACGACGATTATATCGGCCTCGACCATGGAAAAGAACTCGAACGCCACGGCGGTGAGAACCTCGAACTGGGTGCATCCCATCCCCTCGGATTCCATGCGCTCCTCTATGGGCCTGATCTTCGAGAGTATGAACGTTAGGTCCCTGTCGGATATGCATTCCCCGCCGATGCGGATGCATTCGTTGATCTCAAGGATCTGGGGCGAAGTGAAGGCCCCGACGCAGAACCCGGAAGCGTTCAGTATGGATTCGATCATGGCGCAGACCGAACCTTTCCCGTCGCTGCCCGCCACATGCACGGCCCTGAGCCCTTCCTGCGGGTTGCCAAGGCGTTCCAAAAGCGTATCTATCCTCTCCAAACCAGGCTTTATGCCTTGGTCGGATAGGCCGTCAAACCAGGCCATTATCCCATCTGGGTCCAATATGATCTCCGACGGCGGAATACATGAGCGTGCTTAAAAATATGTCACAAAGTTTCGCCGGCGGGCGTCGAAATTGAGCTGGATCACCTCATCGAGGACGTGCTTAGCATAGATGCGGGCGACATTGATGCCGGTGCAGGATTCGAAAGCCTCGAAAAAGGCGTTGGAATTCACCTCGCACAATATCATATCCCCTCCGTCCCCAGGGAAAAGCAGATCGATGCCGCAGTAATCCAGATCCAATGCGTCCGCTATCCTTTCCGCGTACGCCGCGACCTCGGGCGTCAGATCGTATGGTTCGCCGACGCCCCCGCACCCGATATTGGATCTGAAATCCGCGTCGGAATGCCTCAGCATGCCGCCTATGGCCTTCCCTCCGATGACTATGACCCTAAGATCCCTGCCTGAACTGCTCCCGACGAATTCCTGGAAGACATGAGGAACCGTTTTTACCTTCTCCATCAGCCCTGACAGCTGATCCGCGTCGCGGGCTATGTGCACCCCTTTGCCCATCGAGCCGTAGCATTCCTTGACGACCACAGGGAATCCCAGCGCATCGGCAACCTTCCCGGCGGCTTCCGGCCTCACCGGCTCCCCGGGATCGTAGCAAAGGAGCCCGGGAAGGGTCTTCGGCATCCTGACGTTATGGCCGGCCAGCCTGATGTACGTGACCATCTTGTCGTCGCATGCCTCTATTGCAGAATAGCGGTTGAAAACTGGGACTCCGGACCTCTCCAGAGCCTCAAGAACGTATTTGTCCTTGTCCAGATAGACGCAGAAAGCGTATCCGTCGCAATCTGCGACGATGCCGCGGCCCTCTATGCGGGCGATGAAACCGTCGTTCCTGAGGATGTCGGTCTCGATGCCCAACTCGGCGAACTCCTCCGCGAGCCTCGACGCCTGGACATCGAACGCGCGCATCCTGGAATACGCGTTGATCAGAATCAGTCCTTTCATAAGAGGAAAAGGGAGGGGGAAACCCCTCGATAAAGTTCAGTCGAAAATCTCCTTGTAGATGGATTCGACCAGCTCGTGATAGGTCATGCCCTTGGATGAGGCGACCTCGCGGACCAGATCCATGGTTCCGGAACCGTACTGCGCGGCCTTCTTCCTCTTCTCCGCGATGAACGGGAACCCGAGGTTCCTTGCGACCTGCTTCAACAGGACCTTCCTGGAATCGGCGTCCTTGGGCTTCAGATCCGCCACATCCATGGCGCCGACCTGCATGGTGACGATCGGATCGATATACGGATAAAGGATCGTCTTCCCGAAGTGGTTGGCCACCTTGGTCTCATGGGGTATCGTAGAGGTGATAAGCTTTCCCATATCGGATTTCATCGTCCTGACCAGCTCGTCATCCGGCATGCCGACGTACTTGGTGTATCCGGCGAAAAGCTCGTCGGAACCCTGCCCTCCGATAATGTACTTCTCATGGACAGTCCTGCAGACGAAGAAAAGCGGGAGCTCGAATGACAAGGTGAGGGGGCTGGAAGTCCCGGTTATGGAGATCATCTCGCGGAGCCTGGACTCAATGTTGTCCTTCGTTATCGGAATGTGGAGCCATGGGAGACCGAGCTTCTCGGACATCTCGCGCGCCATCACCACGTCGTAGGATTCGTCCTTCCCCGACGTGTAGAGGGTCACCGACCTGGCATAATCCTTGGCGATGGCCGCCACCAAGCCTGAGTCGAGGCCGCCTGAGAAGGCCACCGCTATGTCGCGGTCCTCGACGCCAGTCCTCACGGCGGAAACGATTGCGTTCTCCAAATTCTCGGAATTGACCGTCATGCGCTACGCATCGCTAAGCACGGATAAATACAATATGCAAGAGCGCGAATGGCATATGGTGTGTTACTTGATGCCCCTTTTTGGAAAGAAAAGTGTTATTTAATCGCAAAATGATGCGACGGTTATGGAAGGCGTAACACGCATAGGCGTATCTCTGGAGCCCGATCTCCTGGAAAAATTCGACAAGTCGATAAGCGACAAAGGTTACGTCAGCAGATCCGAAGCGGTCCGCGACCTCATACGCGATTCCTTGGCTGAGAATGAGTGGAAGAACAACGACGAATGGATGGTCGGAACCGTGGTCATAGTCTACGATCACACCAACAATACCGTCGGAGAGAAGCTGACGGACATCCAGCACGCCCATTTGGGAATGGTCAACACGTCGATTCACGTCCACCTCGACGACAGCAAATGCATGGAAATACTCATCTGCGAGGGGGAGCTCGGCAACCTGAAGAATTTCGCCAACGAAATCACTTCAATAAAAGGTGTCCTGAGAGGCAGACTCACTATGGCCGCCCCTTCCACAGGGAATCTCCACCATGTCGGGCACAGGCACTGACATCTCCACCCCATCGGTGCCGAGGATTATGGTCGATAACCCCTCGGCATCGCCCATCCCAAAATAACGGTTTATGATATCTGCCGTAGTGACAGAAGGATAGAATATCCAAGGGTCGGCCTGACCGAAATCATACGATCCGGGGAACGGGCTGGCCCTCATGATCATATGAGGCTTGGATGAAGATACAGTCTAGGGGTACATTACAAAATTCTCTGAAAGCCAGAGTATGTTGTCCATCCCGCGTATCTCTTCCGCCATGCTTTGCGGGACATCGTGCCCAAGCAGCGTCCCGTATTCGTCTACGATCTCGATGGTCACCCGATCGGGGCGAGGGAAGTTCGAATCGCAAAAAACCGCGGCGACGAGATCTTTGGTCACGCATTTGCCGAGTCCGATGCTCTGAAGTTCCATAGAACCAGAGAAAACCGATATGGAATCCTCTTCGTCGACTATCCTCGATATGAGGTCGGCGTTGAGAATCTCCGCGCGAACAACGCCGGGTTTCTCCAGAACTTTGGAAATGAACTCATCGGAGCGCATATGGAACTATCATCCAAGTACAATATAAAACCATTCTTTGAATTTAATGAGACGTCAATGAATTCTGACCGTATGTTGCGGCCGCAAAAGCGACGCACCGCCAACTCTTAAATAACCTTCACAAATTTCAGGCGGCGATGAGGAAACTAATAATCACCGAAAAAGCGAATGCCGCGAGGAGGATCTCCACGATCCTGTCTGACGGACAGTCACACTCCACCTCCAACGGAGGAGTGACGGTGATATCTTTCGAGGCCGACGGCGACGAGTACAAAGTGGTGAGCCTGAGAGGGCACATCATAGAATTGGATTATTCCAAAGAGTACAACGACTGGAGCAGCGTGAAGCCCGAAGACCTCGTTTATGCGGAGCAGGTCAAAACCGTCCGCGTGAAATCCATCCTCAACGCAATCAAAGCTATCGCCGAAGAATCCGACGAGATAATCATCGCGACCGACTACGACAGGGAAGGAGAACTCATCGGCATGGAGACCGTCAGAGCCATCGGCGTTTATTCCGATGCTGGAGGGGAATGCTCCCTGAACGGCAGGATCGCCGTCAAGAGAGCCAAATTCAGCGCTCTAACTAAAGGAGAAGTGGAAGCGGCTTTCGCGGATCTCGCCAGACCTGACAGAAAGCTTGCCGACGCCGCGGAAACGAGGCAGATCGTCGATCTGTCGTGGGGAGCCGTCCTTACCAGGCTCATATCGCTGTCGTCCGGCCAGATAGGAAAGAATTTCATGTCGGTCGGAAGGGTCCAAAGCCCTACCCTCAAGCTTCTGGTCGACAGGCACGAAGAGATAGAGGGATTCGTCCCGGTGCCGTTCTGGGATGTCATCGGAAAATTCGGGATGCTGGCTTTCAAAGGCGGCCATGAGGGCAACCATTTCTGGGAGAAGGAAAAAGCAGATGCCGTGCTGGCGAAAGTCGAAGGCGAAAAAGAAGGGACGGTCGTGGAATACGTCGTCACCAAGAAAGAGGAATACAAGCCCGCCCCGTTCGACACCACCCAGATGCAGGTGGAAGCCAACAAAATCGGCATCCCTCCGACGACCGCCATGAAGCTCGCCGAGGACCTTTACACCGGGGGATACATCTCCTATCCGCGTACGGAAAACACGGAATATCCCCGCACGCTCAACCTGAGGTCGGTCCTCGAGAAGCTGAAGGAATCAGAATTCGGAACCGAAGCCGAGGAAATCCTCTCCCAAGAGAAGATAATCCCGTCCAAAGGGAAGAGAAGAACCACCGACCATCCGCCGATTTACCCTACCGCTGGTGCATCATCCGACAAGATGAAGGGCGACAAATGGAAGCTGTATGAGCTCATCGTGAGAAGGTTCCTCGCCACCGTCGCGCCCAACGCCGAAGCGGAGGTGACGACCTGCGCCATAGATGTCGCCGGGGAGAGATTCCTAGCCGAAGGGTATGCCCTGAAAAAGCAGGGGTGGAAAAAGTATTATAAGAAATATCTGAAAGCGCCCCCCGCGAAGCTGCCCGAGATGGAGGTCGGGGACAGAGTGGAGATCAGATCCATGTCCGCCGCCGAATCCGAGACCCAGCCGCCTTACAGATACAATCAAGGTACCCTCATCCAAGAGATGGACAGGCTTCAGCTCGGAACCAAGAGCACCAGGCACGACATCATCAGCAAACTGTTCTCGAGGAATTACGTCCAAGGAAACTATATGATTCCCACCTACAGCGGCATAGCCCTCACCAAATCGCTGGAGAAGCACGGCGGCGGGATAACCGAGCCGGACATGACCGCGAAACTGGAAGCTGACATGGCCAGCATCACCGAGGGCAAGCGCACGATGGACGAAGTGGTGAAGGAATCCCAGGACATGCTCCACAGCGTCGCTGTAAAGATCTCCGAGGAATCCGAGGCCATTGGCGAAGAGATCAAGGTCGCGCTCCACAGCCAGCAGCATGTGGGCGTATGCCCCGACTGCGGCAATGACATGGTAATAAAAAGATCCAAAAACGGGAATTTCATCGGATGCAACGGATATCCCGAATGCACCCGCGCATATCCCATCCCGAAAGGTGCGCTGAATCAGATGACCGAGACTGTGTGCCCCGTATGCGGGCTGCCGCAGCTCAAAGTCATCAGGAAAGGCAATCCGCCTTCTGTCCAATGCATAGACCCGAAATGCAAGAGCAACGTGGAGAAAAACGATCTCGGCCCCTGCCCGACGTGCGGGAAAGGCCGCATAAGAGTCATGTTCTCCAAACAGGGCAAAAGATTCGCCGGATGCTCCGAATGGCCCGCCTGCTCCCAGACATACCCTCTCAGACCGAGGGGAAGCGTCCAGTCCGCGAAGAAAGTCTGCGAGCTCTGCGGCGCCCCCATGATAATCTTCGGCAGCATGGAAGAATGCATCAATACCGATTGCCCCGGCAGGAAGAAAAGCGCCCGCGCGAAAAAGACGGCGGAAGGAGCGGAGAAACCTAAGAAAGCCCCCGCAAAAAAGCCGGCCGCGAAAAAGAAGAAACCGGCGGAAGCAGATTGATCTCGCCAAAAATAAGGCCCTAAGGCCAATCAGAATAAACTTGGGCCTTCCTCTTGCTGCCCTGAGAAAATGGAATCCAGCTCGTCTATCTCGCGACCGATGCGTTGGTTGCGGCAGGAGCTGCATTCCAGTTCTTTTCCCAGACTCAATTTGAACTCCATCTCGTCCCTGTCCAGAACGGTGATGCGACCGCAGTTGCAATAGATGCTTTTGCCGCTTACGATGGATTCCAGCACCTGAATGCATTCATTTGGTTGGCCTTCCCAGTAGCTCATCCTATCCCCTAGCCCTTGGATCCCGAACGGTTTTCCCCATCCATTCTGAACCCTATATCCTCCCGTTTTTCCCCTTGAACAGCAGGATATCGCGCAGAATTACCTTATGCCTAGGCCCGATATAAGCCTTGTCTAAATCAGGGCAGCTGTCCCTATTCGTGTCCCTGATCGTCAAAATCGATGTCTGAAAACTGTTTCCGACTGATGATGACATTTTATATCTCGGCCGTTGAGCAGATGAAAGGAATCGGCATGCGCTATAAAAAAGGAAGAAAACCGCCATTGCGGCGGGAAGAATTTTCGTTGCCCTGATCGGATCAGAGACGGAATTTGGAGATGCCCGGGAACACGGCCTTAGAGCCCAATTCCTCTTCTATCCTGAGAAGGCGGTTGTATTTGGCCGTCCTCTCTCCGCGGGCCGGCGCACCGGTCTTAATCTCTCCCGAACCCCATCCGACGGAAAGATCTGCGATGGTTGTGTCCTCGGATTCCCCAGATCTGTGGGAGACTACGACGTTATAGCCGTTCTTGTAGCTGAGCTCCGCCGCATCCTGGGATTCGGTGACGGTCCCTATCTGGTTGACCTTCAAAAGAAGCGCATTGGCGGCGCCCATATCGATTCCGCGGGCGAGACGCTTGCTGTTGGTTACGAAGAGATCGTCGCCGACTATCTGCACATGCTTCCCGACCCTCTTCGTGAACTCCGCGGTAGTCTCGAAATCATCCTCTTGGAAAGGATCCTCGATGCTGACCAGGGGATGGCTCTTGATCAATGACTCATAATGGTCCAGAAGCTCTCCCGAAGACAGTTCCATGCCATCGACGGAATAGACTCCTTTGCTGTGGAATTCCGAGGATGCCGCGTCAATCGCGAGGAAAACCTCTTTTCCGGGCACATACCCCGCATCCGAGACCGCATCCACGATCGTGGAGAGCGCTTCGTCCACGGTGCTCACAGGGGGCGCGAAACCGCCTTCGTCGCCGACGTTTATGGAGCCGGAGCCGTACTTGGAGCTGAGAAGGGATTTCAGGCGCATGTAGACCTCCGAAGACATCCTGAGGCATTCGGAGAAGGATTTCGCCCCTGCGGGGATTATCATGCATTCCTGGATCTTCAGATTGCCGCCCGCGTGCTTGCCTCCGTTTATGATGTTGAGCATAGGCACGGGAAGAGTGACATGGTCCTTCCCTATGTGCTCATACACGGAGATCCCTTCGCACGCAGCCCCGGCCTTGGCGACAGCGAGAGACACGGCGACAGTGGCGTTGCCTCCCAGCCTGGATTTGTTGTCCGTGCCGTCCAGGTCGATCATAGCCAGATCTACTGCCCTTTGATCGGTGGGATCCATGCCGGTGATGCGCTTGGCAATCTCGTTGCGAACGTTCTCCACGGCTTTCAGAACGCCTCTGCCGCCATATCTGGATCCTCCGTCGCGCAATTCCAGCGCCTCCCAGGAACCTGTTGATGCGCCCGACGGCGCGATCGCAGATATTTTATGGCCTGCAACCGTGATCTCTGCCTCGACTGTAGGATTCCCCCTGGAATCGAGAACTTCCCTTGCCCACACCTTCTCTATTTTCATCATACATCCCCAATCAATCTTTATAATCGTTCATACCGCGCATCAATACGCGATAATCATTCTTTGAAATGGAATTCTTGTCTACCGATACAGCCAAAGTACGCACGACGCCCTCGGTCCTCTTCAAAAGGAGATCCAACATCCTAAGCGTCTTGCCCATCCCATTCACTTTGACCATATCATCGAAATTATCGAAAACGACCACCGGATTCGGTGAATCTTTGATGAAACCGCTCAGCTCGCTGACGAGAGTGCCATATCCTTGGCTGCTGAACCCGCCATCTTTGGCTTTGGGCGCCATCGCCCTCACATCTATCTTGCCATAACCCAGCTTATCCTTGACTATCTTAGGTTTATCTGACGTTATGACCATGACCGAATAAGCTTCCGGATCGAACATCTTAGCGAAATCATAGATTTTATTCGGGTAATCCTCGAAAACCACATACGAGGAACCGAACCTGACCCCGTGCTCGGAAGGATTCTCCCTTTCCGGCTCCGGCTGGGTTTTCTTCTTCCTGAACATTGAAAATAAGCCTGGACGGCTTTTCGGCTTCGCATGCGCGCCATTCTTGCCGCCGGCCATATCGGCGACGACGGGAGAGCTGGATGATACGCTGTAGAGGGCGTCCAGAAGATGCTCCGTATCGAAAGGCTTGCGGACGCATCCCTTCACCTCGGGAATGTCGGTGGGAATCTCCTCCGCTATGGATGCCAGCAGAACGACCTTGAGCTTGACGTCGGGATGAGACTTCCTGACCTCCTCTATGAAACCGAGGCTGCTTTCCCCTCCGAGGACGGTATCCAGGAAAACGATGTCGGGACGGAAATCGACCGCGTTGGATACGGCTTCCTGCATGGTGCCGCTGATGCGGATCTCGCATCCCTGCTCCCTGAGGATATTCTCGACGGCCCTTCTTATCCCGCCTTCGTCATCTATGACCAAAGCCCTCATACGAAAACCCAGTCCTGAATGACGATATTTATATTTAACTAAAACGAATAAAAAATGTCTAGATTAGGCAATTTTCATGGCATCCAAGAAAGAAGCCTGAATACCTAAGGCAGTTTGATGGGGATGGTACCCTTGACTGCGATTCTGCAAGGCCAAAGGAAACCGGGAAAAAGAGCGAAAACACCGATTGAATTGGAGCGGAAGACACGTTCCGGTATGATACATAGAAGAAGTGATGAAAAGAAGCGCTGGGATCCCGGTCCCAACGGTTCTTTCTGGTGACCGGCCGGAATGGCCGTAAATAGATGTGGAAGAGGAGAATTCCTCACTGCTTCCTGCTTTCCTTTGCTTTGGGCCTGAGGTTGCTGTAGCCGCATTTCCTGCACTTTGTAGCCTTGGGGGCGTTGGTGGCATAGCAGTTCATGCAGACAGACTTCTCAAGGAGCCTTTTCTCAGCTTCTTTGAAGCGTGCCATCTTAATTCCTCTGGACATTCGCATTATGCAGGTCATATAAAAAGGTTTTATGAGCGAAAGCGCCCCTCAGTAATCGCGCGTATATGCCATGGCAAAATCACGAAACTGTTTCCGACCTAGGCAGACAGCAAAAACAACACACACTGCCGCATTTTCCTTCCCAGAATCGGATTTCTGATTACGGAAACAGAGATCTCTGCTTGATGAAGTCCTCGATCGGGCCTGATTCCGATCCGGGCATCTCGTGGGTGACATATTCCGGTTTGAGAATGTCCAGCAGCTCTTTGCATGAAGGATCTGAGAAGGGCATGTGCCTGTCGATCATCTTCACGTGATGGTATACCCCGCGTATGAAATCCATCAGCGGCTCCTCGCCCGGAACTACGTCCTCAAAACTCTCGCGATAATCCGCGGATGCGCTGTAATGGAAATGGACCGTCCTCACCTTATCTACGACGTCATTGCTGTATCCAGAGAATATGTCTGCGAGAGCGTCTATGCCATCCTTCTCCGTGCGTATCCCCGGAAGGCAGCTCATCAGATGGCCGGTGTCTATGCAGAGGCCCCAATTCGAGAATTCCAGTTTCCTGTCCAGAATCCTGAAACCGGAGCTGTCAACCATCCTGAGGCCGGGCCACCAGAGATTCTCGAAAAGAATCTGGAACGGGGGCTCGCCTCCCTCCATATCGGCAACGACGCGGTTCATGACCTCCGCGAACTTGGAGATCACGAAATCGTCCGTGTGAGGGAAATGATGGGTGCGGATGCTGGGGATGTGCGCGTTGCCCAGATGGAGGACACCGTACGGTGGTCTGACAGTTTTCGCACGGTCTATGGCCAATGTTATGTTGGACACCACTTGCTCGGGAGAGCGGCCATACATGTAATACATGGACGACATCTCGTCCATTTCATAGGGCCTTCCCTCCCAGGCGGCCAGCCAATCGGTGGCATAAGGGAGATGGACCGCTGAAGACAATTGCTTGTGGGAATCTGGGATGGGCTCATAAGAAGTGAGCATCTCCAGGCCGTCGCAACCTATGGCATCCAAGAGGGCGGGAGGGTTCCTCCCGAAGAATCCCATCTCTTGGTATACCGAATAGCTGAGGTAATGCCTCATAGCCTCAGAATAACTCCAAAGCGGCGGATACTGCGGCTTCCACGGCGCTGCAGATGTTGTCCGCGCCTCCGATGATCAGAGCGTCATTCGGAGTCAGACCGGTGTCACGGATGGTCTTGGCGATGGCGGGCGACTTCTCATCCAGATTCCAATCCGGTGGGACCATCAGCTTGCCGTCGCGGATGAGAATGGTTGTGCATCCCTGAGCGCCCATCTTGACGCCGACATCCCTCTGCTCCATTCCGTTCTTGACTTTGTCGGCCGCCCCGAGGACGATTACGGCCTGCTGGAAGTCCCCCATGACGCTTTCGGGGACCTTTATGTCGACCGGCCTTATCGGAATCTGCCTGAGGAATTCGAGCCCTGCGGAGGTGATAGTGATCCCGGTCTGCTTGATGAAGATGAAATCCCACTCTTTCAGCGTATCGATGATCCTGCGCATGCTGCCTTCTCCGATGCCGACCTCTTGAGCCAGCCTCTTCCGCCCCATGCTTTTGCCGCCGGAGAGTACGTGAAGAGACCAGTAAACGTTCGCATCGTTGAATCTGAACATCGGGCCGAATTGAGGTTCGTCGATTATCTTCAACCATACCACCTGAGTAGAGATGTCATGGGCATTCTGGTTTTTAATAATGTTGGATGGGATTGAAAACCATCATGCAACGGTTAGTCACATTTCTTGTAATGGCGTAAATAAATCCAAAACAGATGGATGGAAAAGGTTTGGATGGGAAGGGGATCAGAAAGTCCTGACCTTCCCATCGATGATCATATCGGACACTTTGTCCACGTTGTCTAGCCAGTACTCGGCGACGGACTCGGCCTCGGACTTCCATGCGGCCAGGTGGGGATCCTTCTCCGCGTTGGGCAGAACGATCTGGACGGAGGCGTTGAGAGGCTCGGACACAGGCTTACCGATCTGGGAGAGGAGCCTGACCCTGATCTCAGCCTCATTGGTAACCTTCTCTGCGATCTCGTCCGCGATGAGCTTGGACATGACGTTGTAGATCTTTCCGATGTGGGTGATCGGGTTCTTTCCGGACGTGGCTTCCATAGACATGGGCCTGTAAGGAGTGATGAGCCCGTTGCATCTGTTACCCCTTCCGACGGATCCGTCGTCTCCCATCTCCTGGGAAAGACCTGTGCAGGTCAGGTAGTAGTTTCCGCGCTCGTAATCGTCTCCGGTGTTGATCTCAAGCTTGTAAGTTATGTCTTCGCTGCCGATGATCTTGAGAGCGTTGTCGGTTACGCAGTCATACATCTGCTCTATGGCGGATTTGTAGTGGCCGGCGTCGGGGATGTATTTGTCGACCATCGCGCAGGCGATAGTCATGGTGACCTCGTTGTCGACCCTGGAGCACATTACCTTGACATCCTGTCCGGTCTCAGGGAGCTTCTTCTTCATCTTGCCGTTGATGAATTCCTCGGTGAGAAGGGTGAGCTTGTCGGTGATCGAATAGGGCGCATAGCCGACTCCGAAAGAGGTGTCGTTGGCAAGAGTCTTCCCTGCGCTGTAGATGCCGGTCAGATCGTCGGAACCCATTCCGAGTTTGGCGTCGAGGATCACCTGGGAATCCACATCGAGGTTGGGGAATGTCTTCTGAAGATAGTCGTGGGCTGCCTTGAGCGCCGTGGGTTTGCATGGGAGATCCTTGCGGTTCTCGCCTTCTCCGGCGTAAGTAGTCGCGCGCCCTACGAGAAGGATGTAGACCGGGTCGATGATGTATCCGCCGCCGAACTTGGGCGCGGCTTCCCCGGCGGCGATCTGGGTCTCGTCGGTATTATGATGCAATACGTGCCCGAATTCCTTTCTGTACATCCTGCAGAGGGCTTTGCTGACCTCTTCTGCCAAAGCGTCGGAAACGCTGTCCGGATGTCCGATCCCTTTTCTTTCGACAATCTCAATCTTTTTCATCGGCGTGGGAATCTCGTTAAGCCCTTCCGCGTGGATATTCTTCGAAGTCATTGGAAACATTCCCTCTTT is part of the Candidatus Methanomethylophilaceae archaeon genome and harbors:
- a CDS encoding bifunctional folylpolyglutamate synthase/dihydrofolate synthase; this encodes MAWFDGLSDQGIKPGLERIDTLLERLGNPQEGLRAVHVAGSDGKGSVCAMIESILNASGFCVGAFTSPQILEINECIRIGGECISDRDLTFILSKIRPIEERMESEGMGCTQFEVLTAVAFEFFSMVEADIIVVEVGMGGRYDCTNVIIPEVSVITNVSMEHTAALGNTIEEIAWNKAGIMKPGVPCVTLNGDEVCSCLESCSEEVGCPLKRVDESDIEVLASFSDSLEMSYKGEVFTVSVPGRMQARNAALAIEAVSCLSDFKYLIASNLDAGLRRVNWEFRMQKLVGEPIIIDVTHTVAGAKCLYEDIVEIYGKVVLVFGMLSDKNIREVSNILSGLATKVFVAPPNSPRAASPDVLYDAMRRVHGNVTLCGTVGEALDAALEARGEENILVTGSFRTAEDALRWIQSGYAKS
- a CDS encoding RimK family alpha-L-glutamate ligase, with the translated sequence MKGLILINAYSRMRAFDVQASRLAEEFAELGIETDILRNDGFIARIEGRGIVADCDGYAFCVYLDKDKYVLEALERSGVPVFNRYSAIEACDDKMVTYIRLAGHNVRMPKTLPGLLCYDPGEPVRPEAAGKVADALGFPVVVKECYGSMGKGVHIARDADQLSGLMEKVKTVPHVFQEFVGSSSGRDLRVIVIGGKAIGGMLRHSDADFRSNIGCGGVGEPYDLTPEVAAYAERIADALDLDYCGIDLLFPGDGGDMILCEVNSNAFFEAFESCTGINVARIYAKHVLDEVIQLNFDARRRNFVTYF
- a CDS encoding asparagine synthase codes for the protein MTVNSENLENAIVSAVRTGVEDRDIAVAFSGGLDSGLVAAIAKDYARSVTLYTSGKDESYDVVMAREMSEKLGLPWLHIPITKDNIESRLREMISITGTSSPLTLSFELPLFFVCRTVHEKYIIGGQGSDELFAGYTKYVGMPDDELVRTMKSDMGKLITSTIPHETKVANHFGKTILYPYIDPIVTMQVGAMDVADLKPKDADSRKVLLKQVARNLGFPFIAEKRKKAAQYGSGTMDLVREVASSKGMTYHELVESIYKEIFD
- the nikR gene encoding nickel-responsive transcriptional regulator NikR — its product is MEGVTRIGVSLEPDLLEKFDKSISDKGYVSRSEAVRDLIRDSLAENEWKNNDEWMVGTVVIVYDHTNNTVGEKLTDIQHAHLGMVNTSIHVHLDDSKCMEILICEGELGNLKNFANEITSIKGVLRGRLTMAAPSTGNLHHVGHRH
- a CDS encoding DNA topoisomerase I, which produces MRKLIITEKANAARRISTILSDGQSHSTSNGGVTVISFEADGDEYKVVSLRGHIIELDYSKEYNDWSSVKPEDLVYAEQVKTVRVKSILNAIKAIAEESDEIIIATDYDREGELIGMETVRAIGVYSDAGGECSLNGRIAVKRAKFSALTKGEVEAAFADLARPDRKLADAAETRQIVDLSWGAVLTRLISLSSGQIGKNFMSVGRVQSPTLKLLVDRHEEIEGFVPVPFWDVIGKFGMLAFKGGHEGNHFWEKEKADAVLAKVEGEKEGTVVEYVVTKKEEYKPAPFDTTQMQVEANKIGIPPTTAMKLAEDLYTGGYISYPRTENTEYPRTLNLRSVLEKLKESEFGTEAEEILSQEKIIPSKGKRRTTDHPPIYPTAGASSDKMKGDKWKLYELIVRRFLATVAPNAEAEVTTCAIDVAGERFLAEGYALKKQGWKKYYKKYLKAPPAKLPEMEVGDRVEIRSMSAAESETQPPYRYNQGTLIQEMDRLQLGTKSTRHDIISKLFSRNYVQGNYMIPTYSGIALTKSLEKHGGGITEPDMTAKLEADMASITEGKRTMDEVVKESQDMLHSVAVKISEESEAIGEEIKVALHSQQHVGVCPDCGNDMVIKRSKNGNFIGCNGYPECTRAYPIPKGALNQMTETVCPVCGLPQLKVIRKGNPPSVQCIDPKCKSNVEKNDLGPCPTCGKGRIRVMFSKQGKRFAGCSEWPACSQTYPLRPRGSVQSAKKVCELCGAPMIIFGSMEECINTDCPGRKKSARAKKTAEGAEKPKKAPAKKPAAKKKKPAEAD
- the eno gene encoding phosphopyruvate hydratase, coding for MMKIEKVWAREVLDSRGNPTVEAEITVAGHKISAIAPSGASTGSWEALELRDGGSRYGGRGVLKAVENVRNEIAKRITGMDPTDQRAVDLAMIDLDGTDNKSRLGGNATVAVSLAVAKAGAACEGISVYEHIGKDHVTLPVPMLNIINGGKHAGGNLKIQECMIIPAGAKSFSECLRMSSEVYMRLKSLLSSKYGSGSINVGDEGGFAPPVSTVDEALSTIVDAVSDAGYVPGKEVFLAIDAASSEFHSKGVYSVDGMELSSGELLDHYESLIKSHPLVSIEDPFQEDDFETTAEFTKRVGKHVQIVGDDLFVTNSKRLARGIDMGAANALLLKVNQIGTVTESQDAAELSYKNGYNVVVSHRSGESEDTTIADLSVGWGSGEIKTGAPARGERTAKYNRLLRIEEELGSKAVFPGISKFRL
- a CDS encoding response regulator, whose translation is MRALVIDDEGGIRRAVENILREQGCEIRISGTMQEAVSNAVDFRPDIVFLDTVLGGESSLGFIEEVRKSHPDVKLKVVLLASIAEEIPTDIPEVKGCVRKPFDTEHLLDALYSVSSSSPVVADMAGGKNGAHAKPKSRPGLFSMFRKKKTQPEPERENPSEHGVRFGSSYVVFEDYPNKIYDFAKMFDPEAYSVMVITSDKPKIVKDKLGYGKIDVRAMAPKAKDGGFSSQGYGTLVSELSGFIKDSPNPVVVFDNFDDMVKVNGMGKTLRMLDLLLKRTEGVVRTLAVSVDKNSISKNDYRVLMRGMNDYKD
- a CDS encoding 50S ribosomal protein L40e, which gives rise to MARFKEAEKRLLEKSVCMNCYATNAPKATKCRKCGYSNLRPKAKESRKQ